In Geotalea uraniireducens, one genomic interval encodes:
- a CDS encoding cytochrome C → MRKSLFLFLFASLPLYAGCAMFMSWKSIPPPGGCDQCHTVPISSNWQVTYQAAYLTDERDRNYFQTSEYTMPQTSRPASSLDIRKVDELPCFECHKAPTPAHKGRIGRFHH, encoded by the coding sequence ATGCGAAAATCCCTGTTCCTTTTTCTGTTCGCCTCGCTGCCTCTGTACGCCGGCTGTGCCATGTTCATGTCATGGAAGAGCATTCCGCCACCGGGAGGATGCGACCAGTGCCATACCGTTCCGATCAGCAGCAACTGGCAGGTTACCTACCAGGCGGCCTATCTGACCGACGAGCGGGACCGGAATTATTTCCAGACCAGTGAATACACTATGCCCCAGACCAGCCGGCCGGCATCGTCCCTCGACATCCGCAAGGTCGACGAGCTCCCCTGCTTCGAGTGCCACAAGGCACCGACTCCGGCTCACAAAGGGAGAATCGGGAGATTCCACCACTGA
- the hypB gene encoding hydrogenase nickel incorporation protein HypB produces MCTTCGCESASHHHHDHQHDDRHHHHHGEDKEAKRIAVETDILSRNNLFAAENRAIFAAKGIFVLNLVSSPGSGKTTTLERTLKDLAGRYRCAVIEGDQQTDNDARRIAATGVPVKQINTGAGCHLDAHMVAHAVEGFDLDALDLLLIENVGNLVCPASFDLGEHHKVAVLSVTEGEDKPLKYPNMFHAADVMLLNKVDLLPYVDFDSDKCQEMARRVSPGITIFEISSRTGQGMDAWYGWLAERIAAVKSQR; encoded by the coding sequence ATGTGTACCACCTGTGGGTGCGAAAGCGCTTCGCACCATCATCACGATCATCAGCACGATGACCGGCATCATCACCACCATGGCGAGGACAAAGAGGCGAAGCGGATTGCCGTCGAAACCGACATCCTCTCGCGCAACAACCTGTTCGCTGCCGAGAATCGGGCCATCTTTGCCGCCAAGGGGATCTTCGTCCTCAACTTGGTCAGTTCGCCCGGTTCCGGCAAGACGACGACTCTGGAACGGACCCTGAAGGATTTGGCGGGGCGCTATCGCTGTGCGGTCATCGAGGGTGACCAGCAGACCGACAACGATGCCCGGCGAATCGCCGCGACCGGCGTGCCGGTAAAGCAGATCAACACGGGTGCCGGTTGCCATCTCGACGCCCACATGGTTGCCCATGCCGTCGAGGGATTCGATCTTGACGCTCTCGATCTGTTGCTGATCGAAAACGTCGGCAACTTGGTCTGCCCTGCCTCGTTCGATCTCGGCGAACATCACAAGGTTGCGGTTTTGTCGGTTACCGAAGGGGAAGACAAGCCGCTCAAATACCCGAACATGTTTCATGCCGCCGACGTGATGCTGCTCAACAAGGTGGATCTCCTGCCGTACGTCGACTTCGATTCGGATAAATGCCAGGAGATGGCCCGGCGGGTCAGCCCCGGGATTACGATCTTCGAAATCTCCAGCCGCACCGGTCAGGGGATGGATGCCTGGTACGGCTGGCTTGCCGAACGGATTGCCGCCGTCAAGAGCCAGAGATGA